The stretch of DNA AATAGCTGTTTGATTGAGCGTATAAGTCAAATCCTCAATTCTTTTTGTTGCTATTTTTTCTTCGGTTATATCTCTAGCAATCGAATAGATCAATTGCCGCTCTTTATCCAACACAATTCTCCAAGACATCCAACGATATTCATTGTTCTTGGTACGACACCTATTTTCAATGTTCATAATATCGTCCCCCTCCATCAATCGAGTAAACTGATTTCTGGTACCTTTCAAATCTTCAGGGTGGATTAGATCCAATAAGGGCTTAGAAAAAAGCTCTTCTTCTGTATAGCCTAAAGCTTTTGAGAAAGCAGGGTTAATACGTTTGATATAACCATCGGGGGTAACAACCGAAATCATATCCATTGACAAATTAAAAAAGCGATCTAATTCTGCCCCTCTTTCTTCTATCTCTGCAATATGTATTTTTTGTTGTTGGTACAGTTTTGCAAATTCAGCTTCGTTATTCCGTTCTAATTCTTCCTCCAAATATTTTTTTTCTGTAATATTCCTTTGAATTACAACAAACTGAGCAGGTTCTCCCTGTTCATCCATAAAAGGAATAATCGCAGCATCTACCCAATAATAAGTATTATCCTTTGCCTTGTTTTTTAACTCTCCCTTCCAAACTTCTCCTCGCTCCAAGGTAGCCCATATTTTTTTTAGAAACCACTTAGAATGATAGTTAGAGTCCGTCATACGAAAGTAGTTTCCCACCAATTCTGCCTCTTTATATTGTGATACCTTACAAAAATTAACATTAGCAGTAATAATCTGGGCATCCTTATTAATGGTCAGCACCATAGCAGAGTGATCTAGCGCATATTTTAGATCCTGAATCTCTTTAATTGATTTTTTAAGGTTTTCCTCTCCCTTTTTTTGTTCTGTAATATCCTGAATGGTACCAATCGAACGCCAAGGGTCTCCATATTCGTCAAACTCTGCATAACAGCGTTCACTAACATATTTTATTTTACCATTGCGCAATAGAAGACGATAAGTAATGTGATAAGGTTTTTGAGTACGCACCAATTGCAAATAAGACTGATGCGCCCTTTCTCGGTCTTCAGGGTGCAAATTATCCAAAAAGCTTTTTTCACTAGGGCGTACATCATCGGGAGACAGCTCAAAAATATCATACAGTTGTTCAGACCAGACCTCCTCCCCTGTCAACAAGTTCAGCTCCCAATAACCAACATTAGCAATTCGTTGCGCTTCATTCAAACGCTTCTCACTCAGTTCTATCAATTCTTTGGCTTTGGCAAGTTCTTCCCGTTCTTCTAATACATTCGCAATTCTTTTTTGTTCTGTTATATCACTCTCTATAACAATGTATTTCAGCAAACCATCACTATCCACAAAAGGAGTGATAGAGGTCGAACGCCAATAGAGTTGTTTATTTTTTTTGTAGCCTGGTATTTCGTACAGAGAAGATTTGTTCTGATGGGCATTAATTTTTAGTTTTTCCTCAAAAGCTGCATCAACGCCTGTTGCCTTCAGCAATGTACTCAACTGACAACCAATAGATTCTTCAAAACTATATCCTGTCATTTTTTCAAATCCTTCATTTACCCACTCTATTGCGGTATTTTCATCCAAGATAATGACTGCATTATCCGTTTTTTGAGCTACTAACGATAATTTTTTGAGTTCGGCATCTCTTTTCTTTCGTTCTGTAATATCTGTGATTACAGTCAATTCATGTTGATTGTCCAATTTGCAAATACGCATAAAGACAGGAAAAGTAGTTCCATCCTTTTTGCGATGCATCCCTTCTATTTCCAAAACTTCCCCTATAGGCAATTGATCGTAACTAATTCCATTAAACAAATCCTCAATAGGTGTCATTTCAACATCTAGTAAATTCAGCTCCAAAAACTCTGTTTTTGTATAGCCATAAAACTCACAAGCTCGCTGATTCACATCCACCAATTTTAAGTCGCTAATTCTACTTTTTAGCATAAAATCAGGTGACAACTCAAAAAGTGTTTCTAGTTGATCCTTGGAAGTTTGCAAGGCCTTTTCGGCTTCTTTTTCTTCTGTTATATCCCTTACTACTGCCTGAACGACCCGTTCGTTGCCATAAAAAATAGCAGAAAGAGAAACTTCAGCATGAAACAACCGCCCTGTACATCGCTTGTGCAGCCAATAAAAACGACAAGAACCATGTTTGAGCGCATATTCTATTCGCTCATTGGCCGCCTCAAAAGAAGAAGTTCCATCAGGCTGAAACTCTGGAGACAAAGCAGAAACATGCATGGTTTTAAAAATAGCTTTGTCCTCTATTTCGAACATCTCTAAGGTCTTGGGATTGCAATCAAAAAAAGCCCCTTCAGTATACAACAATACCGCATCATTAGAGCCATTAAATATAGCTTGGAATTTTTTATTGGTTTCTCTTAATAATCGTTCAGATTCCTTCTTTTTGGTAACATCTTCTGCCACCCCAACTAAAAAACAAGGTTCACCAGCCGCATTTCGAACAACAGCTTTTTGAGTATGTAAGGTTCTTTTTTTATCTCCATATTGGAGCATTTCTTCAGGAATCGTGACGACTCCATCCTGTTGACTCACTTTAAGATCTGTTTTTCGAAATCGATCTGCCTCTTCTCTGGAAAAAATATCGTAATCCGTTTTTCCAATACAATCACTAGCAGGAATTCCTAAGGTTTCTTCTGCTTGTTTGTTGCAAAGCAAAAATTTATAGTCTTCCTTTATATTTTTTACAAAAACAGCAATGGGTAAGGTATCTAAGATCGAAGACAAAATGCCTTCCTGATTGGCCAATTGTTCTGCAACGACCTTGCGTTCGGTTATATTTTGAAATATCCCTAATAAACGCCGACACTCCTTCCCCTGCATTTCGCTTTTACAAATTACCCTTCCCCAAATTTCTTTTCCTTCTTGGCTTATAAATGGCATCTCTAACTCATATCCTTCTCCCGTTTCTATAGCCCTATTAACAAAACCAATGATTTTTTCTCGGCTCTCTCCTGTTTTATAAAAATCTAGGGCTTCTTCAATACTTAGTATAAAACTTTGTTGATTGTTCTCTATAATGGGATTCCAATTTATTTTTTTGGTGCTGACATCTAGTTCCCAAATACCAATTTGAGCAATTTCAACCGCCTCTTTAAGCAGTTCTTTTTTTTGAGCCAACGCCTCATTTTTTAACTGGAGCTCTATTAGTTGAATTTGGGCTTCTTTCAGTAAGTGTTGTAAAATAGCAGGATCGTTGGGCATTTCTTCCAATTCAGACTTCAATTTCCATTGTTGTTCTGCTGCTTGTCTAAAATTATTGGTATTTATATTTGAGGTATGCTCATCCATTGCTCTATGCTAATTATAATTCTTCATTCTTTAATTGCCACCCAATAGCAGCCTAGCTAACCCCCTGATAAAACGATGTTCTTTAGAACCGATACGATTAGCAAAAAAACTTACTTAAGTCCCATTAAGTTTGGAGACAACTTAGTACACTAAAATTAACGCTTTTTCTGCTATAATTTATAATCTTTAGTTTTAACCAAATGATGTTTTTTATATTTTTTTGTCAAAAAGCGGTATATTGGATATTATTTTAACAGCAGTTTTTATAACAATTGGTCTAGATAGTTAATCTTCTGTATTATCAAAATAACGCTTTAATGGAATATAGTCGTAGCCTTCGAATTTTTGTAGTTGAGGATGATCCCATGCAACAACGTATTATTAAGTATGTTATGGAATCTAATCCCGAGCATGAAGTTCATACTTTTGCAACAGGTCAGGAGTGTCTAGACCACCTCTATTTACAGCCTCAATTAATCTCTTTAGATTATAACCTACCTGATCTAGGTGGAGCTGAAGTCCTTGAGAAAATAAAACAATTTAATCCCGAAATTAGAGTAATCGTTCTTTCTGGGCAAAAAAATATTAGCACAGCAATCGACCTACTCAAACAGGGCGCTAATGATTATATAACCAAAGACACAGGCATGAAGGAGCGTTTGAGAAGCTCCGTCGAATTACTAAAACAAAATATCCAACTAAAAAAGGAAGTTGGGGTCTTACGAGAACAACTTGCTAAACAATTTAACTCTAGTGATATAATAGGGCAAAGCCCCTCTATGAAAGCAGTATGCAAACTGACAGAAAAAGCTGCAAAGAGTAATATCATTGTTTCTATTACAGGCGAAACTGGCACGGGTAAAGAGGTCATTGCCAAAAGTATTCATTATAATTCATCCCGAAGAAAAAAACGCTTTGTTGCGGTCAACATGGCTGCCATTCCTAAGGAATTAATTGAAAGTGAACTATTCGGACACGAAAAAGGTGCTTTTACTGGCGCTATAACAACTAAAGCTGGTAAATTTGAATTAGCCAATGGAGGAACATTGTTTTTAGACGAAATTGGAGATCTAGACCTTCCCTTGCAAGCAAAATTACTGCGTGCCTTACAAGAACAAGAAATTACTCGCATTGGTGGAAATGAAACCATAAAATTTGATGCTAGAATAATTACCGCAACCCATAAGAACTTATTTGATGAAGTGCATAATGGCAAGTTTAGAGAAGATTTATACTACCGTTTATTGGGCCTCTCTATAGAATTGCCTCCTTTAAGAAAAAGAGGAAATGATGTGCTTGTGCTCGCAAAACATTTTCTACGCAGTTATGCCAAATCTAATAATGTCGCCACTAAAACGTTATCTCAAGAAGCCAAAGACTTGTTGCTTAATCACCAATTCCCTGGGAATGTTAGAGAACTAAAGTCAATCATAGAACTCGCTATGGTCTTATCTGATGAGAAACAAATAAAAAAAGAACATTTGCAACTTCGCAATAGAGCCAAAAATTTTAGCTTGTTAGATGGAGAAATGACAATAAGGGATTATACCAAAAAAATAATTCATTATTACCTCGAAAAATATAATAATGACGTTACGCTCATTTCAAAAAAATTAGAAATTGGTCGCTCTACTATTTATAAGCTATTAAAAGAAGATTCTACAATTGGTTAGCCTTTCATAACTAAACAAAACAAATCCAAATAAAGGGACAATCCGTTTTATTTTTGGATCGATAAGAAACTCGCTCTCATCGCTAATACAACGCTTTGTCTCTCCGTTTAATACAGCCTATTCCAGCAACCAAAGTTCCATCATAAAAAACTAAAAAATAAATTTAGCAGTTTGGAGATAAAACGAGATAGATTCTTTACAAAGAAAAAAAATTTAAGGTGCGGTATTGTCTTTTAAGTAAAAAAATGCCTTTTAAGTGCCGAATCGCTAAATTCACTTGACTTTTTAGGATAAAATCCTCCATTCTATAATTTCTATCGTTCATTTTCCTTCTATTGTCTATGAAATAAACACCACTGTCTACCTCATAGATCAAATTCACCTACCCAATATACATAAAACACTAACAATCAATAAAATAAAGTTTGGCTCAGTTTTGTATATGCATAAGACAACTATTAATCTTCAAATAGAGTTTTAATAGTTAGTTTAATGGAACTTTTAGACTAAGTGCAACTGGTAGATTGACGTTTTACCAAATAGAATGGGGATTCTTTTTGAGGTGCTAAATCGTAGGACAGTTTAGTATTATGGTAAAATAATTCATATATCAGTTGCATTATTCTATAAAATTAGTTGCATAATATCGCCCCTCTCTAAATATAAAAAACAAAGTATATAACTATTTTTTTTTCTTTTTTTTAAGGTAATCCTACCTCCCTAAAAGTAATATTTTGTTAACTTTGAGTCGTTAATTCCTTAACACTAAAAACTTTATCACTGACCCAATTTTCAATGATAATAATAGCATTATAGCTAATCGATAATAATATCCTTATTTTAATGGGCGATGGTTTCCCCCGAATCATTTGCCCTTTTTGTAAACAATGAGTCTTCATTTATTAACTTTTTTTTCTATTTCCTATAATTGGGCTATGAATTATAAGTAATATGCAAGAAATTACCTCTCAAAAAATTATCATTAATAACTCCACTGCGGATATTCAATCTGCAATTTTGTCGCTTGAAAACTTTGCTCATGTTCATGGAATTCCTATCACAACGATAGATCGTGTTAATGCCGCAATTAGCGAATTATTAGCCAACATAGTTCAACACAGCTTTCCAAAAAACAAACAAGGAGAAATTGGTATTACACTACAACTATTTGACACAGGGAAACTTGCTATCAAACTAATTAACAAGGGGATCCCCTTCAATCCATTTTATACCTCTCCCCCTAAGTACAACAATGCTTCTAAATATAAAAATATGGATAGCTTAGGATTGCATTTAGTACGTAAATGCATGGATGAGTACAATTATAAAAGAATTGTAGATTATAATATCACTTGGATGAGCAAAGAGCAAATCTAATCCGCTCAAAGTTTAACAGTATATGGTGTAATATATCCCTTTAATTTAGTGGTTCAGCAGGATGTACTAAAAGGGAGCATAGTTACTCAATAACTACTTCCTTTTTCCATACTTCTACTCTCAAATCATCAATATAAATAGGAAAAGGCTGTTTGTTCCAAGGGTAAATTTTTAAACGATCAGTAGGTTTTGCATTTTCGGGAATAGCTTGCCACATTTCTAAATTGATCCATTTTCCATAAGTTTGTTTCCCATCTTTGTACAATCTAGCATCAATTGGTAAGCCTCTCCAAAATCGTTGTTCATTTCCATGCCCTAGCGATACAACCATGCTAGCAGAACCAGCATATTTTCTTACTTTATGTTTCTTTAGTGCATAAAAAGAGACCTTGATATAGTCTCCAGCCTGCGCCCCTACTTCAGCAAGTGTTCCATCATAACCCCTTCCGTATTGGTGTTTTCCTGCTTGGCTAGAAAGCACACAGGAAAAAAGACCACGAGCAGCCGTTTCTTTGGTTGTTTGAGGAGCTAAATCACTAGTTTCATAATTTTGTTCGAGTACACGATGACTCAAAATTAGCCCCTCCTCAGGAGCTAAAGGCTCTGTGGTCCATGTTTCTACTATAAAATCATCCAGATAAAGATCTCCCCCCATAGGGTTCCAATGATAAATTTTTAGGCGGTCTCCTTTTTCAATATTGTCTGGTGCCTCATACCACAAGGATAGATTTTCCCATTTGTCCACCAATTGTTTATTTTGCGACTCTAATAAATCATTAATAGAGAAAGTAGTATAGTGCAATGTTGAATCACCTCTATGAAAACTAACAACCACAAATCCCTTTATATTCGCAGGTTTTCTTATCGCTTTAGCAGGTTTGAAACAATCAAAAGAAATATGATACCATTCTCCCTTTCTAACCTTATTCACAAAAGCATTAACACCAGGTCCGAAAGCTTTTTGATTCGTAAGTCTAAAATGCATCCCAGAAGTGCCTTTTGTTTGGTACTCCTTACTATAATTTGCGGCATTAGCATTCCTAGGAACAGCATTATAATCATTTTCATACATCAAATAATCAAAACGCACACCTTCAGGAGCAACAACTTCTTTCGGAAAAGTTACATTTTTATCTATTGCAGAATAATCAGAGCCACAGCTTTGAACAATAAGTAATGCAGCAACTATAAAAAAATATAAGCTTATCTGTTTCATTTTCATTCCATTAATTATTCCCATCAACTTGATAAAATTGATAAAGGTTAGGTAGGTATTTAGTGTACTAATTTTGGTTCTTTGACAAATTGTGTGAAATCGTAAACTACCTTGCCTGCTTATTACTACTTTTGTTATAAGTCCTAAGTCGTATGTCCTGTATTTACAGGAACTAAGCATACGACTTAGGACTTATAACTTTCTACTAAACCACATAAACGTAGTGCACGAGCAGTTTGATATGGTGTACCAACAGGGATGCCTAGCAGCGAAGCTAAAAAGTAGTTAAAAGCTTACCTTTTTTAGTGTTTACCTCACGATTTGTCAAAGAACCCTAATTTTTAAACATTTCATCCTCTACAAAGGTAATTATTATATTTAAATAGTGCCTAGTTCCCTCCTATCTAAATTAGCCTCTTATTATAAGAGTGCCCCTTTAATCTTTTATGGTACAAGTTGGCATCTATTTTGAACAATCCCTAACAGACAATTTGTCCCCTTCTCCTTGCCCAATGCCTATATTTAGATCGCCTAATCCTTCTAATTATGCTACATAAGATTTTAAATAGAATTTCATTTGGTCCAACCCCAGCAAGCCTTGCCAAACTAAATGCAATAGGACTAGAAGCCTATCTAGAAGAACAACTAGCTCCTAGCGAAGAAGAAGCACCAATATTGATCAAAAAAAAGGCTGCTTTCCGATTCAACAACAAAGATATTGGAGCCAAAGATCAAGGGTTTAACTACATCCATGCTTCTATTGAACAACTCTGGGAAATCGCCAAGGATGAAAAAACCTTAGCAAAAAAGGGACGCATCCCTGCTGCCGAAGTATTGATCGACACCTGTTTTAATGCCATTTATAGCCAATGGCAACTTCGAGAAATTTTAGTTCACTTTTGGCACAATCACTTTAATGTTAGTATTAACGCAGATGAGCGTATTGCAGTTACGCTCCCGCTCTATGACCGTGATGTCATTCGAAAAAACTGCTTAGGCAACTTTCGTGACTTTCTAGAAGCGGTTGCCAAAAGCCAAGCCATGCTATTTTATCTAAATAATGCTTCTAGCCGAGCCAGTCCTGCCAATGAAAATTTTGCCAGAGAATTATTTGAATTGCATACGCTTGGCGAGGAGAACTATTGGAATCATTTGTACAACAAATGGCGAGAAGTACCTGGTGCAACAGCAGGAAAGGCAGAAGGGTATATTGATGAAGATATTTATGAAGCGGCACGGGCTTTCACGGGGTGGACTGTTGCCGATGGAGCCTGGACAGAAGGAGGAGAAAAGCCCAATACAGGGGCATTTTTGTACCTTGAAGCTTGGCATGACAATTATCAAAAAAGAATTTTAGGGGTTGAATTCCAATCCAATCAAGCCCCTTTAGCCGATGGACAAAAGGTGTTGGATTTGTTAGCGTATCACAGGGGAACAGCTCAGTTCATCTGTACCAAACTATGTATCAAATTCATAGCTGACCATCCTCCCCAATCTATTGTTGACAAAGCCGTAAAAACATGGATGCAGCATCAACAATCGCCAGAACAAATCAAACAAGTGGTTCGAACCATCTTGCTCTCCGAAGAATTTAAGAATTCTTTGGGCTCAAAAGTTAAAAATCCTTTTGAGCTACTGATTTCAATGATTAGAGCCTTAGAATTAGATTTTTCTCCCAACCTTAATCTACAGTGGATGCTTCAACAAATGGGCTATCATTTATTTACTTGGTCAACGCCTACTGGGCATCCCGACAAGGCTACTTATTGGCTCAATAGTAGTATGCTGCTCAAACGCTGGAACCTTATGCCCACTATTTTGTTTGACGATTGGCATAAAATGGTTCGGTTTGATGCTGATGCCCTCCCCCCTTCAACAGTCAAAAGCAGTAAAGAAATCGTACAGTTTTGGCTACAAAAAATATTAGGCACTCAACACGGGTTTTCTCCTGCTCATCAACAAAAACTCATTGATATTTTATTGGTTGAGAACAAAACAGAGGACGATCCTCCACTCACCTATGGCAAAGAAGATCGAGCTTATCGTTTTGCGCATGTTATTTCACTCATTCTTATGGCTCCTCAATTTCAATATCGATAAATTATGCATTTAAATAGAAGAAACTTTCTAAAGGGCTTGGGAAGTACAATAGCCTTGTCTGCCCTCCCCAATATTCAAAATTTTGCCTACCAACCACTTCTTTCCAATAATCCCAATGAAGAGATTCTTGTCTTTGTTTTTCTGAGAGGCGGCTGCGATGCCCTCAATTTTATTGCTCCAATGGGCAATCGCCATTATGCAGATGCAAGAATTAAAGAACTCAGGGTTCCAGAAAATGCTAATTTTACGCTCAAAAATGGATTGGATGGTCTAGACTTCAACATTCACCCTAAAGCCGCTGCTCTAAAAGAACTTTATGATAGCCAAGATTTGGCGGTTGTTCATGCAACAGGGCTGACCAATGGTACACGCAGCCATTTTGAAGCCATGAATCTAATAGAGCAAGGATTAACGAAGAACCAAGGCAATGCCGTAGGCTGGATGACGCGTTATTTTGAAACCATATCTCATAAAGGAGAACTACCTGCTGTGGCAATTGGTGGCAATGGCTTACCAACTTCCTTTTTGGGTTGTCAACAGGCTGCCTCGATTGATGATCTTGCCGATTTTAACGTTATTGGAGAGCCTATTATGCAAGAAGTTTTGAGGGAATTTTACAATGGAAATACGTTCTTAGACCAAACAGGACAACAAACATTGGCTACCCTACAACACATTCAGAAAAAACTCAAAAAAAATAGCAAGGGCGAAGCGTTGGATTATCATCCAGCACATGACGTGGATTATCCCACAGAATGGTACATCAAGAGTTTTAGCCAGTCGCTTAAAAATTTAGCTCGATTAATAAAAATGGATGTGGGTACTCATCTAGCCATGGTAGAATATGATGGTTGGGACCATCACGAAAATCAAGCGTTTCGATTTCCTCAACACCTAGCAGGTTTTTCCAATGCTTTGGCTGCTTTTTATAACGATTTGAGCAACTATCATCAGCGCATGACCATTGTAGTTATGAGTGAATTTGGTAGACGCCTAAAGTCCAACCGTAGTGGTGGCACAGATCATGGACATGGTGGATTGGCGCTTGTTTTGGGTGGAAATGTCAAAGGAGGAAAGATGTATGGTCAATGGCCAGGCTTGGCAACCCATGAATTAGATAAGAATGTAGATCTAGCAGTAAGCACTGATTATAGAACAATTTTAGGTGAAGTATTAAGCAAACGCCTGCAATCTAAAAAATTAGATTTCATCTTTCCTAATTTTGACCATCATCAAGCACTTGGTTTTTTATAAATTATTTTGGAGCCCGTTTATTTCTAAATTTATACAATGCTTTCCAAAAATAAATATTAGCCTTGACCAATACATAAAAACCAAAAGCAAAAGGGCGCAATAGGTTAAAAAAAATGCTCTTTCTTAAAGAAATTTCAGGAACAGAATAATTAAATAAACCATAATATAAATGCGTCTGGTATTCTAAGGTAACTTGATCGTCTTGTTCAAATTTTTCAAAAAGTTGTTGCAACTCAACTAATGTATTTGCTTTGGGAACTTGGTTGTTTTTTTCTAAACTTGTCAGATAATATTGTTCTAACATTGTCCAATTTAAACGCTGTTGGTTTCCAAAAATTTTTAAGGCAAATCCATGCTTATAAAAAGCATTCAATGCTTCTTCCTTAGGAATTTTTGAAATTCCCCCCTCATTGGTGTAATGCATTTTTAGAAATTGGAGGTAAGCTTCTGTAAAAGATCCTTCTTTTTCATACAATTGATTTTGCAAAATCAAAACATAACTATTCAGCCTTAGAATTCGTTCAAATTCTACCCCCATACGAAGGCTGTCAAAACGACTAAAGGTTTCATCGATACACAAACAATCAATAGAGTCTTCCTCTATGTTCGTTAATTCAGGAATTGCATTAAGACTTAAAAAATTAGATACATTTTTCAGTTTATGATTCAAATAGTTATGGTATTCTGGATCTGAAGAGAGCGAACAAACTAAATGCACATGCTTTTGAAGTAATTTACTCAACTGTCCATTATGCGTATGAACATCCATAACAACATACTTCTTGCCCAATTGTAATTCTGCCTTTAAAAACTCCAAGACAGCAAGCGGGTACTGTGGTGATAGTTCAAAAACGTTATCATAATAAATTTCAGCATTCATAAAATGTTTCCTTAATCATTAGTATTTGGGATATAAATTGGCAGCTTTTGACGACCTAACTTACGCCAAGCTTTACTTATTATGCTTAAATCCATATTACTTGAGTAATCCTTGGCATAAAACAAATTAACTCGATGCAGTGTTTGTGGCTCTGTTGGCATTACCTCTAAGGTATCTAGAGGGGTCAAAACTGCTGTCAATAAGCTTGGCAAATTTTTGTTCTGAGGACTGGGAGAATAACCTACCCAAGTTTTTCTGCGAAACAGAACAGCAACTATATTTTTTAAAAAACCAATTTTTCCTTGGACAAATACAAGTAGAATTGGCGAAAGCAGCAAGAAAATCAAGCTATAGACAATATCCAATACTTGCTTATTTCGTTGCTGAATAGAGTTCGCTATATTAAAACTAATATCAACAGCATATAAATCGCCTGCGCTATTTTTGGAATTAGAACCAATAATATAAACACTATCTTCAGGAACAATTTTATAGGTCATTCCCGTTCCTAATTTGGTCATCCAATAAATAATTTGTTCAAAACTAATGTCCTTACCACAAAAGATAAGTTCATTTACCTTATAAACGTGTACAAGTTCTTCAAGGTTTTGAACTTGCCCCAATAATTCATCTAGATTAACTTCTTCATAAGGAGTAACCGTTCCAATAAAATTAATATTTACATGCGCTTGATACAACAAATTTAGTACACGTTGGCTCTCTTCGGGCTCTCCTACAATAATAACATTTCGTTGAATGGATTCGCTCCAGAACAGGGTATTATTTTGAAGTAAAGAAACAATACTTCGATTAAAATAGGCAGCTATTATGGTCCACAATGCCCCTAATAAAATCAACATTCTAGAAGAACGTAACTCCTGTGGAAAAAAGGCATAAATAGAAGTAATGCACACCGTTCCGAGCAATACCCCTGTCAAAACATGCCCCACTCTTGCATGCTTGTCATAGCCCCCTCTTAGATATACAGCAAAAAGCCACATAATAACATAAAAAGGGAAATTAAAATAAATTAGCGTTGGATTGCTATCGTAATAATGGGCATCTTGAAAACGAATTTGTGCCCAAATATTCTTAATCGCCAACATCCCCCCATATACCACCAAAGTATCCAAAACAAATAAAAAACCCTTTTTGGTAAAATTAGAAAGTAGGGTTAGAAAAGCTCTAAAATAGATGGCAAACTGAAGCATGATAACAAATAAGCCTGCCTTAGATCCTTGAAAATGCTTTTGGGTAAAAATAATCATGGCCTCATAAAAGGCCTTCACATAGTTTAGGCTTCCTTTTTTTGTGCTTTCTCCCTTATAATGGATGATGGTTGTATCAGCATAATAGTAGTTTTTATAGCCTGCTTTTATCACTCTGTAAGACAAATCAATGTCTTCTCCATACATAAAAAAAGCTTCGTCCCAATAGCCAATCTGATCCAGTATAGCTCTTGGCATTAGCATAAAAGCCCCTGACAAAACATCAACTTCATGCGTCTGCTCTTTGTCTAAATAGCCTAAATGATAATGATTAAAACGTTTAGACTTGGGGAATAACTTGGACAAGCCAAAAATTTTGTAGAAAGCAACAGCAGGGGAAGGAAACCCCCGTTTAGATTCAGGCAGAAAAACACCTGTTCCATCAATCATCTTAACCCCTAAACCACCTGCTTGGGGCTGCCTTTCCATAAAATCAATTGTTTTCTCGAAGGTATCTTCTCGAACAACAGTATCTGGATTTAGGAACAGGATATATTTTCCTTTTGCAATAGCAATTCCCTGATTATTAGCCGTTGCAAAGCCTGTATTTTGGGTATTGGCAATCAATTTAACCTCTGGAAACTTTGCCCTTACCAAATCCACAGAGTTATCTTTCGAATTATTGTCAACAACAATAACCTCTGTGCTTACCCGTTCAGCTGCTTTTCGGACAGACAATAGTGTTTGTTCCAAAAAATAAGGTACTTTATAGCTTACTATAATAACAGATAGCTTCATGCCAAATTGAGTCGTCGATAATTATTTGTGGAGCGCTTTGAGATTGTTTCTATGAAGCTCCAAAGATACCAA from Aureispira anguillae encodes:
- a CDS encoding sigma-54-dependent transcriptional regulator; this encodes MEYSRSLRIFVVEDDPMQQRIIKYVMESNPEHEVHTFATGQECLDHLYLQPQLISLDYNLPDLGGAEVLEKIKQFNPEIRVIVLSGQKNISTAIDLLKQGANDYITKDTGMKERLRSSVELLKQNIQLKKEVGVLREQLAKQFNSSDIIGQSPSMKAVCKLTEKAAKSNIIVSITGETGTGKEVIAKSIHYNSSRRKKRFVAVNMAAIPKELIESELFGHEKGAFTGAITTKAGKFELANGGTLFLDEIGDLDLPLQAKLLRALQEQEITRIGGNETIKFDARIITATHKNLFDEVHNGKFREDLYYRLLGLSIELPPLRKRGNDVLVLAKHFLRSYAKSNNVATKTLSQEAKDLLLNHQFPGNVRELKSIIELAMVLSDEKQIKKEHLQLRNRAKNFSLLDGEMTIRDYTKKIIHYYLEKYNNDVTLISKKLEIGRSTIYKLLKEDSTIG
- a CDS encoding PAS domain S-box protein, giving the protein MDEHTSNINTNNFRQAAEQQWKLKSELEEMPNDPAILQHLLKEAQIQLIELQLKNEALAQKKELLKEAVEIAQIGIWELDVSTKKINWNPIIENNQQSFILSIEEALDFYKTGESREKIIGFVNRAIETGEGYELEMPFISQEGKEIWGRVICKSEMQGKECRRLLGIFQNITERKVVAEQLANQEGILSSILDTLPIAVFVKNIKEDYKFLLCNKQAEETLGIPASDCIGKTDYDIFSREEADRFRKTDLKVSQQDGVVTIPEEMLQYGDKKRTLHTQKAVVRNAAGEPCFLVGVAEDVTKKKESERLLRETNKKFQAIFNGSNDAVLLYTEGAFFDCNPKTLEMFEIEDKAIFKTMHVSALSPEFQPDGTSSFEAANERIEYALKHGSCRFYWLHKRCTGRLFHAEVSLSAIFYGNERVVQAVVRDITEEKEAEKALQTSKDQLETLFELSPDFMLKSRISDLKLVDVNQRACEFYGYTKTEFLELNLLDVEMTPIEDLFNGISYDQLPIGEVLEIEGMHRKKDGTTFPVFMRICKLDNQHELTVITDITERKKRDAELKKLSLVAQKTDNAVIILDENTAIEWVNEGFEKMTGYSFEESIGCQLSTLLKATGVDAAFEEKLKINAHQNKSSLYEIPGYKKNKQLYWRSTSITPFVDSDGLLKYIVIESDITEQKRIANVLEEREELAKAKELIELSEKRLNEAQRIANVGYWELNLLTGEEVWSEQLYDIFELSPDDVRPSEKSFLDNLHPEDRERAHQSYLQLVRTQKPYHITYRLLLRNGKIKYVSERCYAEFDEYGDPWRSIGTIQDITEQKKGEENLKKSIKEIQDLKYALDHSAMVLTINKDAQIITANVNFCKVSQYKEAELVGNYFRMTDSNYHSKWFLKKIWATLERGEVWKGELKNKAKDNTYYWVDAAIIPFMDEQGEPAQFVVIQRNITEKKYLEEELERNNEAEFAKLYQQQKIHIAEIEERGAELDRFFNLSMDMISVVTPDGYIKRINPAFSKALGYTEEELFSKPLLDLIHPEDLKGTRNQFTRLMEGDDIMNIENRCRTKNNEYRWMSWRIVLDKERQLIYSIARDITEEKIATKRIEDLTYTLNQTAIVMIVSRDEKILSVNDKFCEISGYHREEVIGQHHEILDSFHHSESFWIDLRETIQSGKIWQGEIKERAKDGSYYWTYTSSVPFLDQDDEPFQYIVIQADITDRKKLEEELREAKEEAVKTSKIKEDFLANMSHEIRTPMSGVLGFSRLLLQTTMNPTQRNYAQSIYSSAENLLVVVNDILDVSKIESGKFELDEIKFDLKKRIEDSLNILKVTIQNKKLELIIDIDERVPTEIIGAPDRLAQILINLIGNAVKFTKKGFIHLNIFKRGSYLLFEVKDTGIGIPQNKLDAIFESFTQAESYTTREYGGTGLGLSICKKLVELMGGRIGVESELGKGSTFYFTLPLKQNRALDKIKEDEEKHKFELQSTSTTALKILIVEDNLVNQELALIYLNMLNCDCDVVSNGEEAIQKLMHQNYDLILMDIQMPKMDGIAATLEIRKTNTVTPIIAMSAHALSKEKEKCLAIGMNDYIAKPFKIEELQTMIIKYTQREIKKIEKAEEPSTATPTITKTSNLMLGNLLEVTDGDQELAKELLLIFREELLKFANNMQLAFQNNNTEVIPKHIHKMKPNFELLQLIDWYQLGEQMSELAMENAPLMDIKNLYKEIEAMLPLLLAQIEEKVG